From the Scophthalmus maximus strain ysfricsl-2021 chromosome 11, ASM2237912v1, whole genome shotgun sequence genome, one window contains:
- the LOC118298876 gene encoding uncharacterized protein LOC118298876 isoform X2 has product MNHQREWRPVTVGVGWNQISVDKVCTHLDCGSAVSTKVTDNSPYRRVWWIDNDCVQSESELRECVKLTDLYKTKKGHEVICSGLLVQPNVSVSPIVGVSGAEQQGYHVLLGSSFTVTCSTEPQYQGGSFHLLFTTSDTAHNYTLPAVNHSAHFLFPAASSAHRGDYTCVYHAYVFSYNFSSESRPLHVIVSASVTDLIIRCVVVLLLLTVSTLILYFHFKAEGRRRRQRPETRQRPRRSTAASRVNVE; this is encoded by the exons ATGAACCACCAGAGAGAGTGGAGACCAGTGACTGTCGGGGTTGGATGGAACCAGATATCAGTGGATAAAGTTTGCACACATCTGGATTGTGGATCTGCTGTTTCAACAAAAGTTACAGATAATTCTCCATACAGACGTGTGTGGTGGATCGATAACGACTGTGTCCAGTCCGAATCTGAACTCAGGGAATGTGTGAAGCTGACTGATCTTTATAAAACCAAGAAAGGCCATGAAGTGATCTGCTCAG gTTTGCTGGTTCAGCCAAACGTCTCCGTCTCGCCCATTGTTGGGGTCTCCGGGGCCGAGCAGCAGGGGTATCATGTGCTCCTGGGCTCCAGCTTCACCGTCACGTGTTCTACTGAACCACAGTACCAAGGAGGCTCCTTCCACCTTCTCTTCACCACCTCCGACACGGCACACAACTACACCCTgccggctgtcaatcactccgcccacttcctgttccctgcTGCGAGCAGCGCCCACCGAGGGGACTACACATGTGTTTACCACGCCTACGTTTTCTCCTATAACTTCTCTTCCGAGAGCCGGCCTCTCCATGTCATTGTCTCAG CTTCTGTGACTGATCTGATCATCAGATGTGTcgtggtgctgctgcttctgaCGGTGTCGACCCTCATCCTCTACTTCCACTTCAAG GCCGAAGGACGCCGGAGGAGACAGAGGCCTGAGACTCGTCAGCGCCCCCGCAGGTCAACAGCTGCATCACGCGTCAACGTAGAGTAA
- the LOC118298876 gene encoding scavenger receptor cysteine-rich type 1 protein M160-like isoform X1, which translates to MTHRTFDLRHLRTYAQIIFCLGTGPRRVRLVGGASRCAGELEMNHQREWRPVTVGVGWNQISVDKVCTHLDCGSAVSTKVTDNSPYRRVWWIDNDCVQSESELRECVKLTDLYKTKKGHEVICSGLLVQPNVSVSPIVGVSGAEQQGYHVLLGSSFTVTCSTEPQYQGGSFHLLFTTSDTAHNYTLPAVNHSAHFLFPAASSAHRGDYTCVYHAYVFSYNFSSESRPLHVIVSASVTDLIIRCVVVLLLLTVSTLILYFHFKAEGRRRRQRPETRQRPRRSTAASRVNVE; encoded by the exons ATGACCCACCGTACCTTTGACTTGCGCCACTTGAGAACTTACGCccaaattattttctgtcttggAACAGGTCCACGCAGAGTCAGGTTGGTGGGAGGAGCCAGTCGCTGCGCTGGTGAACTGGAGATGAACCACCAGAGAGAGTGGAGACCAGTGACTGTCGGGGTTGGATGGAACCAGATATCAGTGGATAAAGTTTGCACACATCTGGATTGTGGATCTGCTGTTTCAACAAAAGTTACAGATAATTCTCCATACAGACGTGTGTGGTGGATCGATAACGACTGTGTCCAGTCCGAATCTGAACTCAGGGAATGTGTGAAGCTGACTGATCTTTATAAAACCAAGAAAGGCCATGAAGTGATCTGCTCAG gTTTGCTGGTTCAGCCAAACGTCTCCGTCTCGCCCATTGTTGGGGTCTCCGGGGCCGAGCAGCAGGGGTATCATGTGCTCCTGGGCTCCAGCTTCACCGTCACGTGTTCTACTGAACCACAGTACCAAGGAGGCTCCTTCCACCTTCTCTTCACCACCTCCGACACGGCACACAACTACACCCTgccggctgtcaatcactccgcccacttcctgttccctgcTGCGAGCAGCGCCCACCGAGGGGACTACACATGTGTTTACCACGCCTACGTTTTCTCCTATAACTTCTCTTCCGAGAGCCGGCCTCTCCATGTCATTGTCTCAG CTTCTGTGACTGATCTGATCATCAGATGTGTcgtggtgctgctgcttctgaCGGTGTCGACCCTCATCCTCTACTTCCACTTCAAG GCCGAAGGACGCCGGAGGAGACAGAGGCCTGAGACTCGTCAGCGCCCCCGCAGGTCAACAGCTGCATCACGCGTCAACGTAGAGTAA